The Clupea harengus chromosome 26, Ch_v2.0.2, whole genome shotgun sequence genome has a segment encoding these proteins:
- the LOC105894509 gene encoding NLR family CARD domain-containing protein 3-like isoform X4 yields MKSDRSLLAPPNFSSQPVPSGLNETTEMNQDVEEAAGHSKTLRPESALHSCVTMKNDQDMEDPGNMNSTSTQTNAGRHTHRPPSPVPSCVSLKSDRSMMDPPNFSSEPVPSGLNELRSDLTLDQSRCGVCERVPRDPVITTCGHSFCRQCISRYWEQPGLPGHQTCPQCEKTCRVQPPLQPLLDEQTDMVENSRHLHIEHTPDRRSKPADEVLRRVLEKHKSSLKRRFENISEGIIKPGAETPLNKIYTELYITEGESEGVNKDHEVWQVESASRAQTTEDTPINCNDIFKPLPGQEKHIRTVMTKGVAGIGKTVSVQKLILDWIDGVANQNVDFIFPLPFRELNLVRGDQYSLHNLLLDFHPELKELKDGEEYKDCQVVFIFDGLDESRLPLNFQQNISDLKQTSSVDVLMTSLIQGSLLHSAHIWITSRPAAVSQIPAQFIDQVTEVRGFNDPQKEEYFRKRISDESRASRIISHIKASRSLHIMCHIPVFCWIAATVLQQMLDNTKDIPKTLTEMFIHFLLVQTRRKDQKYQSGTETDQEKLLKSQKEILLKLGELAFKNLENGNLMFYEADLKECGIDISEATVYSGMCTEIFKEESVFHQRKVYCFVHLSIQEFLAAVFVFHSYVTENLEALKSLVREYPSPSFISSLQSALGLQSHLHVLLKSAVDEALKSRNGHLDLFLRFLMGISLERNQRLLKGLLNNKHSTSKSVNEICQYIKELNREDLSPQRCINLFYCLFEMNDHSMHEEIKKYLESPKNIKQKLSPAHCSALAHILLMSEEVLDEFDLKKYNTSDEGRRRLLPAVRCCRKARLAECTLTYKSFGVVATLLQSPNLLTELDLSNNDLGDSGVQLLSNGLSSPHCKLQTLRLSDCLISEKACISLASALSSNPSHLKELDLSYNHPGESGLKLLSARLKDPFCKLEILKTDHASVSRARPRLLR; encoded by the exons acgacacacacacagacctccatctccagtgcccagctgtgtgtctctgaagagtgaccggtccaTGATGGATCCTCCTAacttcagcagtgaaccagttCCATCAGGTCTAAA TGAATTGAGGTCTGATCTGACCCTGGATCAGtccaggtgtggagtgtgtgagagggtaccGAGGGACCCAGTCATCaccacctgtggacacagtttctgtAGGCAGTGCATCAGCAGATACTGGGAGCAGCCTGGACTGCCAGGACACCAAACCTGTCCCCAGTGTGAAAAGACATGCAGAGTTCAACCTCCTCTACAGCCTCTTCTGGATGAACAAACAGACATGGTAGAAAACAGCAGACACCTGCACAttgaacacacaccagacagaaggAGCAAACCAG CTGATGAAGTCCTGAGGAGAGTTCTAGAGAAGCATAAATCCAGTCTGAAGAGGAGGTTTGAAAACATATCTGAAGGCATCATCAAACCAGGAGCTGAGACACCCCTCAataagatctacacagagctctacatcacagagggagagagtgaaggggtgaaTAAGGACCATGAGGTTTGGCAGGTAGAGTCAGCATCCAGAGCACAAACCACAGAAGATACACCAATCAACTGCAATGACATCTTCAAGCCCTTACCTGGACAGGAGAAGCACATCAGAACTGTGATGACCAAAGGtgttgctggcattggaaaaacagtctcaGTGCAGAAGTTAATTCTTGATTGGATAGATGgggtagccaatcagaatgtagaCTTTAtctttcccctccctttccGTGAGCTGAATTTGGTCAGGGGTGATCAGTATAGTCTTCACAATCTTCTGCTTGACTTCCATCCTGAactgaaggagctgaaggatgGTGAAGAATACAAAGACTGTCAGGTTGTGTTCATCTTCGATGGTTTGGATGAGAGTCGATTACCTCTGAATTTCCAACAGAACATAtctgatttaaaacaaacatcatcAGTGGATGTTCTGATGACAAGCCTCATTCAGGGGAGTCTGCTTCACTCTGCACACATCTGGATAACCTCAAGACCAGCAGCAGTCAGTCAAATTCCTGCTCAGTTCATTGATCAGGTGACAGAAGTACGAGGgttcaatgacccacagaaagaagagtacttcaggaagagaatcagtgatgagagTCGGGCCAGCCGAATCATCTCACACATTAAGGCATCCAGGAGTCtccacatcatgtgccacattccagtcttctgttggattgCAGCCACTGTACTTCAGCAGATGCTGGACAACACTAAAGACATTCCCaaaactctgactgagatgttcatacacttccTGCTTGTCCAGACCAGAAGGAAGGATCAGAAGTATCAAAGTGGAACTGAGACAGATCAAGAGAAACTTCTAAAATCTCAGAAAGAGATTTTACTGAAGCTTGGAGAACTGGCTTTCAAGAATCTAGAGAATGGCAATCTGATGTTTTATGAAGCAGACCTGAAAGAGTGTGGCATTGATATCAGTGAAGCCACAGTGTACTCTGGCATGTGCACTGAAATCTTCAAGGAAGAATCTGTGTTTCACCAGAGGAAGGTCTActgctttgtgcatctgagcatccaggagtttcttgcagctgtgtttgtgtttcactcttATGTGACTGAGAACCTCGAGGCACTGAAATCCCTCGTCAGGGAATATCCCAGCCCATCTTTTATATCATCTCTTCAATCGGCGCTGGGCTTACAATCTCATCTACATGTGTTACTTAAGAGTGCAGTGGATGAGGCTTTGAAGAGCAGGAATGGACACCTGGATCTTTTCCTTCGATTCCTTATGGGCATCTCTCTGGAGAGAAATCAGAGACTTTTGAAAGGTCTACTgaacaacaaacacagcacctcaaaaagtgtcaatgAAATATGTCAATACATTAAGGAGCTCAACAGGGAAGATCTCTCTCCTCAACGATGCATCAATCTTTTCTATTGCTTATTTGAAATGAATGATCATTCCATGCACGAAGAAATTAAAAAATATCTGGAGTCACCAAAGAACATCAAACAGAAATTGTCTCCTGCTCACTGTTCAGCACTGGCCCACATACTTCTGATGTCTGAGGAggtgctggatgagtttgacctgaAGAAATATAACACATCAGATGAGGGACGCAGGAGACTGCTCCCTGCTGTGAGATGCTGCAGAAAGGCACG acttgctgaatgtACACTTACATATAAGTCCTTTGGAGTTGTTGCTACTCTTCTACAGTCACCAAACTTGctgacagagctggacctgagtaacaatgacctgggagattctggagttcagcttctctctaacggactgtctagtccccactgcaaactgcagacattaag gctcTCTGATTGTCTCATCTCAGAGAAGGCTTGTAttagtctggcttcagctctgTCTTCAAACCCCTCCCACCTCAAAGAGCTCGATCTGAGCTACAATCATCCCGGGGAATCAGGACTAAAGCTGTTATCTGCTAGACTGAAAGATCCTTTCTGTAAACTGGAGATTCTTAA AACTGACCATGCTTCTGTCAGCAGAGCACGACCACGTTTGCTGAGAT aa